Proteins from a single region of Chryseobacterium sp. W4I1:
- a CDS encoding UvrD-helicase domain-containing protein: MLNSAMQNSYTVINASAGSGKTYALVQRLLMICLRYPNQQQSIRNILALTFTNKAANEMKERILSWLGNFSADNYAENGDLKNIQKAFEADGLKITIDELHYRSKKLLDYVLHNYSTLNIGTIDRFNSRLVRSFSYELGLAKNFNLEIDAEPFLIEAVDKMLDQIGENDNISNSFMDYVDYSLENNERINLNKNLYDSAKEFVKDIHYEHLKSNKSFDDTNYENIKNTLRKEIVQNKKQSAEIAKRSVELFQSRNIEIEDFAQGKNGIGGFFTKVLDFYNQKRPGFPFPTTLEESVVNNYRKGASSKSKSKEPEILEILDQLLDNRMQLIILYIETQKKEKILSALLPLKVNKDIQDELKKIEEENDLVLLSKFNILINENLKDEPSAFIYEKVGSQFQHYFFDEFQDTSELQWQNFVPLRDHSVSTEYTSFTLVGDPKQSIYRFRGGESKLMLDIINKKEFSPKEADLLVLKDNWRSAKNIVQFNNELYRYHATDLEEEHRNIFGEDAEQSPRSQIDGRVKVSLIENLTNEDFYNDTSEKMRKDIQESLDNGFKFSDITILCRGNFDIFSYSQKLGNLKVNYRGEETNIKTISDKGLTLELSNTLKAVVEFLQWEINPKNKANLIMMMYYLNTLGRIQMTDFTLEMKEILEIETHEEILQFVQNKYALKLKQENFPRFNLYNFVEYYINEFAVENKETDFLLNFLEMLFNFTQNAGASTKEFLKYWDEEASAYTIQASENIDAVQIMTIHKSKGLEFPIVFIPMMNKNRDNEFTNWFDTNNNDALKSVNINQFSKNLEVYDEEIEIFNKKNSYKNLIDRLCLQYVATTRPVEQLFFYLQKANKTSNNLELLEFFNGKNTEGADEFDLYEVHPEMLKKHSKDKTSLFKTKDIQNLKNINENRSSIKVATPSKNYQVRNEKVRIGLFVHELLSKINTEKDTAKVLESYVLNGQITLEEKNEIQETLVQIIRKYAEFFDEKWEVINEKDIMISERGQSRIFRPDRILKGKEGYVIVDFKTGEQTEKNEQQIERYKNILESLGRKVLKTQLIYL; the protein is encoded by the coding sequence AAGAATATCCAAAAGGCATTTGAGGCTGATGGCTTAAAAATTACGATTGATGAGCTTCATTATCGTTCCAAGAAACTGCTTGATTATGTTCTTCATAATTATTCAACGCTGAATATCGGAACTATCGACCGCTTCAATTCAAGGTTGGTAAGAAGCTTTTCTTATGAACTGGGTTTAGCGAAAAATTTTAATCTTGAAATCGATGCAGAGCCTTTTCTGATTGAAGCTGTGGATAAAATGCTTGATCAGATCGGGGAAAATGATAATATTTCTAATTCTTTCATGGATTATGTAGATTACAGTCTGGAAAACAATGAAAGAATCAATCTTAATAAAAATCTTTATGATTCAGCAAAGGAGTTTGTGAAAGATATTCATTATGAACACCTGAAAAGCAATAAAAGCTTTGACGATACGAATTATGAGAATATAAAAAATACACTCAGAAAAGAGATTGTTCAGAATAAAAAACAGTCTGCAGAGATTGCCAAAAGGTCTGTTGAACTGTTTCAGTCCAGAAATATTGAAATTGAAGATTTTGCTCAGGGTAAAAACGGGATTGGAGGTTTTTTCACTAAAGTCCTTGATTTTTACAATCAGAAAAGACCGGGGTTTCCTTTTCCTACAACACTGGAAGAGTCTGTAGTAAATAATTACAGAAAGGGAGCTTCTTCAAAATCGAAAAGTAAGGAACCTGAAATTCTGGAAATTCTGGATCAGCTTCTTGACAACAGGATGCAGCTGATTATTTTATATATTGAAACGCAAAAGAAAGAAAAAATCCTATCTGCGCTTCTTCCATTGAAGGTAAATAAAGATATTCAGGATGAATTAAAGAAAATTGAGGAAGAGAATGATCTGGTCCTACTTTCAAAATTTAATATCCTAATCAATGAAAATCTTAAAGATGAACCTTCAGCTTTTATTTATGAGAAGGTAGGCTCACAATTCCAGCATTATTTTTTTGATGAATTTCAAGATACTTCAGAGCTGCAGTGGCAGAATTTTGTTCCGCTGCGGGATCATAGTGTCTCTACAGAATATACTTCTTTTACGCTGGTAGGTGACCCGAAACAGAGTATATACAGGTTCCGCGGTGGGGAAAGTAAACTGATGCTGGACATTATCAATAAGAAGGAATTTTCGCCTAAGGAAGCGGATCTTCTTGTTTTGAAGGATAACTGGCGGAGTGCAAAGAATATTGTACAGTTCAATAATGAGCTATACCGTTACCATGCAACAGATTTGGAGGAAGAACACCGAAATATTTTTGGTGAAGATGCCGAGCAAAGCCCAAGATCACAAATCGATGGTCGTGTAAAAGTGAGCCTGATCGAGAATCTGACCAATGAAGATTTTTATAATGATACTTCCGAAAAAATGCGGAAGGATATTCAGGAAAGCCTTGATAATGGTTTTAAATTTTCTGACATTACGATCTTATGCCGTGGTAATTTTGATATTTTCAGCTATTCTCAAAAACTGGGAAATCTGAAAGTGAATTATCGTGGTGAAGAAACAAATATTAAAACAATTTCTGACAAAGGGCTAACGCTGGAACTTTCCAATACTTTAAAAGCCGTCGTAGAATTCCTGCAATGGGAAATCAATCCTAAAAATAAAGCAAATCTGATCATGATGATGTATTATCTGAATACACTGGGAAGAATTCAGATGACTGATTTTACGCTTGAAATGAAAGAAATTCTGGAAATAGAAACACATGAGGAGATTCTTCAGTTTGTTCAGAACAAATATGCCCTGAAGCTGAAGCAGGAAAACTTTCCGAGGTTTAACCTTTACAATTTTGTAGAATATTACATCAACGAATTTGCTGTAGAGAATAAGGAAACGGATTTTCTTCTGAATTTCCTTGAAATGCTTTTCAACTTTACACAGAATGCCGGAGCCAGCACAAAAGAGTTTTTAAAATACTGGGATGAAGAGGCCTCTGCTTATACAATCCAGGCATCGGAAAATATTGACGCAGTACAGATCATGACGATCCATAAATCTAAAGGGCTGGAATTCCCTATCGTCTTTATCCCCATGATGAATAAAAACCGGGACAATGAATTTACCAACTGGTTTGACACGAATAATAACGATGCATTAAAATCGGTCAATATTAATCAGTTCAGCAAAAATCTGGAAGTCTATGACGAGGAGATTGAGATATTTAATAAAAAGAATTCTTATAAAAATCTCATCGACAGGTTATGTCTTCAATATGTAGCTACGACACGCCCTGTGGAACAGCTGTTTTTCTATCTTCAGAAAGCGAATAAAACATCCAATAATCTTGAGCTTCTGGAATTCTTTAACGGAAAAAACACAGAAGGAGCAGATGAGTTCGACCTGTATGAAGTACATCCCGAGATGCTTAAAAAGCATTCTAAGGATAAAACATCATTATTTAAAACCAAGGATATTCAGAACCTTAAAAACATCAATGAAAACAGATCTTCGATAAAGGTAGCCACTCCGTCCAAAAACTATCAGGTACGAAATGAAAAAGTAAGAATCGGGCTTTTCGTCCATGAATTGCTGTCAAAGATCAATACCGAGAAAGATACAGCCAAAGTTTTGGAAAGCTATGTCCTGAACGGGCAGATCACTTTGGAGGAGAAAAATGAGATTCAGGAAACCCTGGTTCAGATCATTCGAAAATATGCAGAGTTCTTTGATGAAAAATGGGAAGTGATCAATGAAAAAGACATTATGATCTCTGAGAGAGGCCAAAGCCGTATTTTCAGACCGGACCGTATACTTAAAGGAAAAGAAGGCTATGTTATTGTTGATTTTAAAACGGGAGAACAGACTGAAAAGAACGAACAACAGATCGAAAGGTATAAAAATATCCTGGAAAGTTTGGGAAGAAAGGTTTTAAAGACGCAGCTCATCTATCTTTAA